The following nucleotide sequence is from Azoarcus sp. CIB.
GCAGAGGCGGAATTCCGCCGCGCTTTGCAGGCCGACCCGGCGAACCGCCAGGCGATGTACCAGCTCGCCGGCATCTCCTACCGGCGCGGCGCCTACAACGTCGCGAGCGCCTTGCTGGTCGACCTGCATCAGCAAGGCGAGCCGACGCCGCAATCGGTGTGGCTGGGGCTGCGCACCGCGCGCCGCCTGGGCAACCGTGACTCCGAAGCCAGCTACGCGGCGCAGCTGCGCGGCCGCTTTGCGGACAGTCCCGAATACCGGACGATGATTCAGGGAAATTACGAGTGACAGAAGTGCATCTGGACCAGCAGGGGGCGGAATCGTCCGACCTCGCTGCCGAGATGGGCGCGCAACTTCGGCAGTTGCGCGAAGCCCGTGGCGAAACGACGAGCGACGTCGCGCATTCCCTCAAGCTGACCAGCCGGCAGATCGAGGCGATGGAGGCGGGGCGGCTCGATCTCCTGCCCGGCGCCGCGTTCGCGCGCGGTTTCCTGCGCAACTACGCCCGCTATCTCGGTGTCGATGCGGCGACCGTGCTCGCGGCCTTCGAGGCCGACGTCGCCCCGCGTGTCGTCGAACTCGCGCCGGTGTCGAACGCCGTGGGCGTCATGCCCAGCGGCAGCGGCGGGCGCTCGGTACAGATCCCGGCCGGGCTGATCGCCGGTGCGCTTCTGCTCGTGGTGCTGGTGGGCTGGTACTTCGACTGGTTCCGCATGCCTGCGGAGAATGCCGAAGTCGCGGAAAGCGTCGTCGAGCCGGCGCCGCAGGGGGCTCCCGCCGTGACCAGCGCCGCCGCCGCGCCGCAAGGGCAGGTGTCGGAATCCGCGCTCGCCGCGAGCGGCGTCGTGCCTTCGCTCCCGGTCGCTACTCCGGCAACGCCGGCCGCGCCTGCACCGGAAACCGCTGCGGTGACTGCTCCGGTTCCGGCTGCTCCCCCGTCCGCTGCCCTTCCTCCGGTCTCTGCAGCCGCCACGGCTGTCCCGCCGGCGGCGCCCACCGCGCAGGCAGTGGTGCCGCCTTTTGCGGCCACTCCGGCGGCCGTACCCCCCGCGGAAGGCGTCGAACATATCGTGTTCCGTTTCGAAGGCGAATCCTGGATCGAGGTGCGCGATGCGCGCGGTTCCATCGTCTATTCGGGGGTCAATGGC
It contains:
- a CDS encoding helix-turn-helix domain-containing protein — its product is MTEVHLDQQGAESSDLAAEMGAQLRQLREARGETTSDVAHSLKLTSRQIEAMEAGRLDLLPGAAFARGFLRNYARYLGVDAATVLAAFEADVAPRVVELAPVSNAVGVMPSGSGGRSVQIPAGLIAGALLLVVLVGWYFDWFRMPAENAEVAESVVEPAPQGAPAVTSAAAAPQGQVSESALAASGVVPSLPVATPATPAAPAPETAAVTAPVPAAPPSAALPPVSAAATAVPPAAPTAQAVVPPFAATPAAVPPAEGVEHIVFRFEGESWIEVRDARGSIVYSGVNGAGSSRTVQGKPPFALVVGNARQVSLDYRGKSYDMKPHVRVSVARFTLE